aggacctGGCTCCCCTTGCCTTTCTGGGCCACCCTCTCAGGGTGTCAGTCTTCCTCAATTTCAAAGGGGATTAACCAAGACCTTGGGTCTCAGAATACATGGCCCtggaggcccagagcagggcatggcacacagtaggtgcttaataattgCAGTTCCTTTTTTTCCTGGCACAGTCTCCAAGCTCCCCAACTCCCTGGGGCAGCAGCGATCCAGGCAGGAGAAGATCTACCAGGAGCTGACCCAGCTGCAGGCTGCAGCCCGTGAGTTTCCAGAGAGATCCAGGCAGGAGAAGATCTACCAGGAGCTGACCCAGCTGAAGGCTGCAGTCCGTGAGTTGCCAGACAGATCCGGGCAAGAGAAGATCTACCAGGAGCTGACCCAGCTGAAGGCTGCAGTCGGTGAGTGACAAGTCACCAGGAGTCCTAGGGCCTGACTGGGCCTCCATGGGCTGTGACTTTGCTAATGTCACcaaccctctctgagcctcagtttccacatctgtgaaatgggaacaaaGGGTAATGGGCACAATTGCAGTTGGTGTTCACAGGGAGCAggtatacagtaggcactcagttAAGCCAGTCTCCTGGCTGCCGGCCTGAGCTGCAAATGCCCTACTTGTCCCAGTCTGGAGGTGAGGGGGCCAGGACTCCTGGGTTCTCCTAGGAATGGGAACGTCTCAGGATGTGGAGGGGGGATGTCCCACCCAGCATGGGCAGTCAGGGAAGGGCCCCGACCCCCAAGGGCTTGAAGGGTGGCAGGTGCCAGACTTTGGGCATGCAGATCTGGGTCCCAGCCATGGCCACCTGCCCCAACAGACCACCTGTGCTGCCCCTGTCCCTGGGACTGGACATTCTTCCAAGGAAACTGTTACTTCTTCTCCAACTCCCAACGGAACTGGCACGACTCCATCAGCGCCTGCCAGGACGTGGGGGCCCAGCTGGTGGTCATCAAAGGCGATGAGGAGCAGGTACACCTGAAGGCCCCGTCCTGGCCTGGGGCATGCAGGGGGCCACTGGCCAGCGTGGCCGCAGGTGCTCAGAGAGGCCTGTCCGGCAGTGGGGCTGCTTGTTCACTTggaaaggcaggaggagaagggTACACACAGGGGGTCCCAAGCACCTCGCAAGGAGGGACAGATTCTGAACACCTGTGAGTGCTTGGGGCGCACGGCACAGGCATGTAAGCCCAGCGGCGTGCTGCACACCCCCAAcaggcagctctctgggggaGTAAGTCGTCAGGTGTAGGGCTTGCCAATTTCCCTGGTGTAAACATTCCCACCGTGGCTGATTTCAAGTGACTGATGTGACCTCGCTCACTGCGCAGCTGAAAAGAGACGTGCTTGACCCCCAGTCACCGACTGGCACGCTCTGTCTCCAGAACATTAAAGCCCGTCATGAGTGAATTCAcgcaaaacacaagaaaatactGTATTTCCGCGTGTGTGTGAGAGGCCAGCGGGGCAGGTAGGCGTGTCAGTCAGAACCCATGTGCATGGGACGCAGATGTGAGAGGGACTCGGACATGTGGGGGCCCCCGACCCGGTAGACTAGAGGCTGAAGGTTAGACTGAAAGCAGAACTTCCTGCCAAGAGGTGGGCAGGCACGGAGCCTGGCCAATGGGAAGCGGAGCTCCCCTCTGACTCCCCCTGTGTCCCCCCCGTCCCCTCCCAGAACTTTCTACAGCTGCAGAGTTCTTGGAGGAACCGCGTATCCTGGATCGGGATGTCAGACATGACCCAGGAAGGCTCGTGGCAGTGGGTGGACGGCTCGCCTCTTCCGCCCAGGTAGACCCGGCAGCAGGGGACACCTGTGGGGGACGGGCGGGGGTTCTAGAGCTTTCCCTGGGGATCCCGCCCCCCTGCCTGACCCCTCAGCGGGCGGGCCGTCTCAGCGCCCGACTGTCAGAGGAAGGTGGTCTCACACTCACGCCCAGACAGCGACGTCCACGTCGCTGCAAAGTCCCACCGTCAGGGCTGAAGCAGGAGCGTGGCGCCGGGCGGGTGTTTCAAGTATCGTGTCCGAATCGCAGTGGGAGGTCGAGTGAGGCCAAGGGCTCAGAGCCAGCTGCCGTTGTGAAGATACCTGGTCCCACTCCCAGATCCCAAACGCGAGCTCCCACCCCACCTGGGTGGGTCCCGGGGCGGCTCCTGAGGCCCAGGGACCGCCGGGCAGTGGGGCTCCgcggggaggctggggcggggcagggcgagcAGCCTTAGAGGGGCAGTTGCAGGGGTGTCCCCGGCCCTGGGCGCAGGGGCTGCCCCAGCTGTCTGGCACCTGGCCCCGGGGTGAtcaggacaggggacaggggcccGCACTGGAGAGCCCAggaagggaggggctgggtgggggctccGGCTTGGCTGGTGCGTGTGTGAAAGTCACCCCACTGCGGGACAAGGACTGCTCCCCAGCAGGGGCACCACAGGGGGCAGGAGGCCGAGGCACCGTGTCTGGGGCATACTATGGGTTGTCCAGGGCAAAGGCTGTGCGGCAGAGGGACGCAGGCAGGTGCGGAAGCACCAGGTTCCCAGCAGGTGGAAGCGCCGCTCCTGTAGAGGGGCGAGGACGGACGCTCACGCCCCGCCCGCGCTTGCAGCTTCACCAAGCACTGGCAGCAGAATCAGCCAGGCAACTTCAAGAACGAAGACTGTGTGGAGCTTATAGACAGTGGCTGGAATGACCAGAAATGCAATGCTGCCAGATTCTGGATCTGCAAAATGTCTGCGGCCTCCTGCCCCAGCGAGCAAGGGCGGGTTCCCGCCTCCACCGCTGCCCCAACCCTGTCTGCTCAATAGCAGAACGTCCCCCACTCTTGGGGCAGGGTGCCTTCTCCCCGCCCCCAGACCTTAACAACGCCCTGGGTCTGCTCTCTGCAAGATTCCTCGTCCCCCGTGGGCCCGGGTCCCCTTCTGTCCCTCCTCCGATGCCTGGGGGTCCTCCTGGGTCAGAGGTCGTGCTTCCTGCCCATCCCGGGAGCTTTCGCAGTGGCCTGGTGTGGGCACACGCAGGGCGGGTGTGCTCCGGCCATCGACTCTGTCTTCTCTCCAAGATCAGAACGTTTGAGTGGCCATGTGTACCTGCCATGCCCCCGGGCTTCACCCCTTCCTTCCgctccccttccacctgccatgTCCTGCGCGCCTTTGACCGAGCACTTGCTGCTACAAGAAGGCATCTTGCAGCTGGGAGCGCCAGGGAATGAAATGCCCAGTTACCCAGTGACACCCATAGATAGCATGGCACCCCCAACACCCCCCCACACCtatctattttgttgttgttcctgcATCTCTTCTGTTTGACTGTTCCTGAGTTGCATCCTTTATAATGAATTGACACACGCAGACAAACAGTTGTCCTGAGTTCTGTGGGTCATTCTGGCAAGTTCCTGAACCTGAGAGGGGGTGGAGGGAACCCTCAGTTTGTCATCAGCCAGGTAGAAACGCAAGTGGCCCTGGCACCCCTGTGCAGCTGGCATCTGCAGCAGGTCCTGTCTTATGGGACAGAGCCCTGTCACCTGTGGGATTCTGGGTTGAACCCCAAACAGCCAGAGTGAGCGATAAATGCAATCCCCCAGACCAAGGAGACATGACGACTGATACGAACTGAACTGTGTTCTCCCCACAATTCACGTGTGGACCCAGGAGTGCAGTCCCCACCTCACACCACCCCGGGCCCCGGAAGGCCAGTCCCCATCCCTCACCCCAATCTTGTGGGACGGAGCCCTTTAAGTCTGGGATTCTGGCGCTAAGTCCAAGTAGCTACTGCGAGGGGAAAATTCAAGTTCCCCAGACTAAGGATGACTGGTAGCAACTGAagtgtgtccccccaaa
This portion of the Microcebus murinus isolate Inina chromosome 27, M.murinus_Inina_mat1.0, whole genome shotgun sequence genome encodes:
- the LOC105885648 gene encoding CD209 antigen-like protein 2 codes for the protein MSDSQQLGLLEEEELRTGFIRFFARDLGFRRICGPKSSAGCLGRSPWVLLLLYFMVLTGLLVTIFVQVSKLPNSLGQQRSRQEKIYQELTQLQAAAREFPERSRQEKIYQELTQLKAAVRELPDRSGQEKIYQELTQLKAAVDHLCCPCPWDWTFFQGNCYFFSNSQRNWHDSISACQDVGAQLVVIKGDEEQNFLQLQSSWRNRVSWIGMSDMTQEGSWQWVDGSPLPPSFTKHWQQNQPGNFKNEDCVELIDSGWNDQKCNAARFWICKMSAASCPSEQGRVPASTAAPTLSAQ